The region cactAAGCATCACCATGAACAAAGGGTCTatgtgactgcgattaccatttaaagtgaccatttggttgataacaactgtaacaataccaagccaaggtctgCGTGACCGCGGTGACCGCGATGACCATTTAAAGGGACTATTTgactgataacaattgtaacaataacaagacaagGTATACGTGTGGCACACGTATAGGTGtggcccagccatttgggagacacccagttcttacgctcaatacacattcaaagcagaACTGAgcgtctcccaaatggctgggccaCACCTTGTTATTTAggcagatgtctttaaatgttaatcacgttcatgtataccttgtcttgttattgttacaattgttatcagtcAAATAGTCCCTTTAAATGGTCATTGCGGTCACCATGGTCACGCTGAAATTGGCTTGGTAtaagtatttatataattattaaaaaatcataagtatttatataattatgattttctattttatttgtcatttatttgcaCTTATTAGTATCTTATTTCATTGATGAGgcacattttctttctgttctcgggtttattaaatattttccagAAGTCTTTTGGTTCCATTGTGAGggggtgtgaatacttatggACAATGTGGTATATCCTGTTTGTGTGACTGGTCACTTCAGGACAAACCGATTCAGTACCTGCTGAAACTCCCTCTGGTCATTTAGGGGACGTGTGTAAACTCGAGGACGTGAACAAACACGTGTTTAAgagctaaaaaaacaaatctgtatacagtgatacctcgagatacgaatTTTTGAGATAccagctgtgattcgaccaaatttctggcttgagatacgagcaaatttttgagatacgagcatctgaGCTACCACCGCCGAaaaaagatccccaacaaccacgtgtgctctgtttccccgcctcagctttcCGCGTCTcgctcggttaaagccgcctttccactgtaCACAACATACGatggccgataaacaggaagtcattcatttcctatggagagtcgcaaaggggctgcgtgaggtgccgaccatctacggatccgtaattttcggatccgttttaagcgttggacccgttaaaaaaattgtgagactacaccgcatctgatatgccgaccggacaaaGAGtaacaaaaaaggcaaaaacaagtgaagagaaaagcgatgaagaaaaagatgaggttaagagaaatcaagcatcgcgttatttctggcaggccacgtcgtcaagcgtacatcagctgttaatcagctgtccatgacgcgcaccaatccggttacgacatccatattacccgaccatttaaattcccattcattgagccgctttctagtgctttgctgctgctgcgatttaaactccctcctccaaccccgactccaccatgcgggaaccgtgttcgttgtaccagtttacgtcataaatctccatatatttttctctctataattatttcattatttatttatccatttatttatgtattattttcctttcccatttttaactctatgcatgattaatggttctgttatacgggggtttattctattttctagttgctgctctccccgctctaaatgaagtttagttaagttccatttaagtgtaaagaaGCATTAAGAGTgtttaagagtgtacagtagcgagtaagtgaacgaaagtgaaagtgtaattcctcctaactcctccacctgtttactcctccctcaacctccgtgcgcatcttccgtaaagtaaaacccttttattactgtatgtttttatacaatatttgtcatttataaatacatttttcatattcaaaacacataaacaaaacaactggagtggaatgttgcgagctggaacggattaatgggatttcaaataatttaaatggggaaaattgctttgagataagagcaatttgagatacgagcaaggtcacggaacgaattaaactcgtatctcgaggtattactgtattaaattaaaaaaatgtgctcaAAGTTTTCGAAATGATTTAAAGAAATGCAAATCGAGCTATAAGGTTATACTGATATCTCTACAGAGTTAATATGTTGCCCTGTAATCAGGCACGTGATCATATATAAGCGTGTTAAAGGATTCATTcaatcttctaccgcttatccgaactacctcgggtcacggggagcctgtgcctatcttgaggcgtcattgggcatcaaggcaggatacaccctggacgaagtgccaacccatcgcagggcacacacacactctcattcactcacgcaatcacacactacggacaattttccagagatgccaatcaacctaccatgcatgtctttggaccaggggaggaaaccggagtacccggaggaaacccccgaggcacggggagaacatgcaaactccacacacacaaggtggaggcgggaatcgaaccccgaccctggagccGCTAGAGGGCAGCAGATGCGCAGCACGCTGGTGTTAAACCACAGCAGAAGCAGCGCTCAAGTTCCCGGATGTTCCCGATTTCAGGAAGTCAGTCACATGACAACAAACCGCAAGGAAGCAGCTGTTAATGAgcttttttactgtttaatcatctctaaatacataaacataaagccTGAGAGACCACAGTGAGTACCATCCGGTGTGAATGTCTGTTATTCTCACATATTAATGAGGATTTTATTGTGAACTTTCGATAAATCAAAGTCGAGCCACTGTACTCAAGTCTAATGTGTTTAATCTGTTAAATATTAGATTCAGACTCAAATCAACACGATTAATGATATGAAATGGTATTTTACACTAAAGCTCAGTGATGCCATGAAGATCTGATCACTTTATTACATGACGCTACACGacattacactttattacatgACATTACATGTCGTTACACAACTTTACACGGCGTTGCATGACATTACAGGACGTTACATGTCGTGACAGGACGTTACGCGATGTGACCGGACGTTGCGCGGCGTTATATGAAGTTACAGGACGTTACACGGCGTTATATGAAGTTACAGGAAGTTATAGGACATTACGCGACGTTACACAACGTGACAGTACGTTACGCGACGTTACATGACGTTACATGACATTATAGGGCGTTAAAGGACGTTACACAACGTTAGAGGATGTTACATCTCAGCATTACAGATCAtacagaaagcaaacaaaagcTTTTGTAGATTTAAACAAACCCCTAAATGAGATATAATTAGTCTtaaagtcttgttttttttttttatccttttccaTGAATGTGAAACCTTAAAGTTAAAGCTGCTGTAGTGTTGAATTAATCAGTGTTGTTTCAGACAGGAGCATGGAGAATGATGAACTTTCGCCAGAGGATGGGATGGATCGGTGTGTCCCTGTACTTGATGGTTAGCATCACAGCAGTTTATTACATTTTCGAGATCAATCAGACGTACAACCGGCTGACGCTGGAGAAGACGAGCGGGACACACCCACCCATGCAGCGTGACGCAGACTCCGCCCCCTCTCTGTCCTCCTGGATGCAGAGCGTGAAGTCGCGGCTCCTCCTGATGCCCTTCTGGCTGTGGGCGGTCCTCTTCCTCGTCCCGTACATACaggtcttcctcttcctctactCCTGCACTAGAGCCGACCCCAAGACCGTGGGTTACTGCATCCTGCCCGTCTGCCTCGCCCTGCTCTGTAAcagacacgcctccttcaccaaGGCGTCCAATCAGATCAGCAGACTGCAGCTGATTGACACCTgatgtgggcggggcttctaTACGGTTTATTCACTGGAGCAAAAAATTCAGACGAGACGAGTGACGCTTTCTACAGTCTGCTAAATCACTCCAAACTGCTTTATACCATTCAATAAATCAATGCTTTAAACTcataacgatgatgatgatgatgaatgaacCAACTCCACtaggattatttttaatttttatttaatagtttgGACCCGgtgcacaaaataaaaacaataataaataaattatttctttttttaaaaaataatatgtatatttttttataaactctGACCAGTCGCCTTGTAATTAAAGTTGTGGTACAGTTAGAtgcaggggcgtagccatcattttaaaaaaaaggggggggggggggtatctagtgttatctgtttttttttttcaattaatccttgtgtaaatgacaggttttatttttaatcatgcgttatgattatatatgattataaaaaagaaagaaagaaagaaagaaagaaagaaatagaacagcttgcccctgggacagtacccttaaaaggacatctttgtaccttatttaaccCCAAAAATGTATAGTTGTACATTAAGGTACACATTGGTACTCTAAGGTAGTAATGTGTAGTCTTTTGAGTATaaagtacaaagatgtccttataATGGTACTAAGAgtatattgtttacatatttcaaattgtattttgtgtatgcaCAGTACATGGCACACAGTAATGGATACTTGCACATTCAAATAATACTTCATTTTGTTCTCTTCTTCAGTCCATATTTCAGGAATAAACCAAGTaattcaaaacaaactattGAAAGAAAATTTATATTGAACTCAACTGACAAACATGTCAAGACCTGATATCAATTATACAGTtagatgaaataaacatttagtgTCACTTCTTTTAAGCTTCCTGGctagtttgtttaaaaatagtAGCTTTTTACAGTGTAAAAAAGTGTCTCTGCGACGTTCCTTCCCATCTATGAACAGCTGAACAATCATTTCCCTATTTATATAGTCAATTTTGTCACTGTGAATGTGACACACAGCAACACTGTTTAGACTGTCATTGTGCTTCGGAGACAGGTTTTTAATCTTCGAAGACTGCTGAAGCTTCTTTCAGCCTCTGctgaagaaacaggaaaaacaagGAGCAACCTCACAAGTGTTTCCACTTGGTCAAAGAGTTGGCGGACTTCTGGTAACATATTCTGAAGAatacactgcttgacatttttataaaataggagtgaagcgtttttctgccgctttgagctcatcgtaaccgaatgctggaccgcggatgcgactcgagctacagtactgggggcgcgtgatgatgacgtgacaagtgagtgactgattgccgtgaacgtcatgtatagactatcttaaactttcttgtctctttgaattttaaatcactctgcatttatatacattgctccattaaaacctcaacatgtggtgaacacaactctccactaaaaaagtgagagggacgaatttactttttataaaaagtgcgggggacatgttagttttatttaaatctttacaCGTTCCTCAGATTGTTTAAgtacacatgaaagaaaaatacaaaatctgaTCAAATGAAGTTTGAATCAATAATTTATTCAAATTAGTCTTTAATTTGCGAATAAATAATGTTCAAattaaaaaggataaataaaaaccttttaaaaaatatctttattttatgatttaatAATTGAAGGCTGTACAAAATtgctgagattttatttatttagttacattttgatttgatttttgtttttttttattgttttctcagAAAGTGAAATCTCTTTTCTGCTGTTAAGCAGCTGCAGTCGTGTGGGGTtttgtttaaacacaaatcTACTTCAATGTCAAAATccgtttataaaaataaaatacaaatttaaatacaACTTGAAATAAGActgaaaattttttaaatgaattaatgtcttttttaataaaatgatggTTGTGTTCTGGACACTGCAGAGTTTCTCTGGACTTCACGTCTTTAACAGCAGCATCGTGAGTTTCGAGTGTTTGGGAAGATTGTGTGtgaattttattgttttgttttttctaataAACGTGACAAAGTTTCAGGACACTGATGAAACAATCattttagataaaataaatcagaaactttaaaactttaaagaTTTTTACTTTGCTGTTCATGTCTCTAAAACTGTTGTGTGCAAAAATTTGGGAaagttaattttaattaaaatctattttttctttGACCAGAAAAAAATTGCTGCTCACAAACCGGGGAAGTCTCTTGCTGCTCTGACCTCATCGTACCTCAGCCCAGTTTTGTTCATCTTGTATAGAACACAGAAGATCATAAAGTTTCTCTAAGCAGTTTGTTCTTGCTCGGATCTGAGCTGCTGTGTTCACAGAACAGTTCGGAAGTAAATCCTGATTTTCATCATCTTTTAGGTTTTCGTCATTTTGGATTGTCttccaaaataataatagaatagaatagaataataataatttactacattcacattttaaaacattaacatctttattaaaaaatattggttctgtattttttttcgtttttattttattcatcttatttaGAGGAAAAGTGTTGCTCAGTTTCCAATAAACTTCCCTTTACACTGTTTTTAGACCTTTTTCGTGTCTTAACTGAAGCTTTCATTTCCCAGGAGCTAAAAATCCTGGTGAGTTTTATAAAAGCTTCAGAGACGTGGAGCTCAGGACGGTGTGATAGTCTTCAGACGCTTCGCTGGAGGTTCAGACTTTAATTTAACTGCAGTGGTTTCTTTAGTGGCGCCTTCatcaccctcctcctcctcctcgtcaccaccctcctcatcttcctcctcctcttcatcatcatcagctagattggaaaaataaatataaatagttagCAATGACCACAGATGAAGCTGTTATGATcaattattttctatatttaaatctCAATTAGAAAATcttgaatatgcaaatgaaacgcatgaatatgtaaataaaccCATGACGTCACGCGCAGATTTTTCGTGCCCTAATAACTACACCGTTCTTTATAAAAACCCACTGAATAACCGGACacgttgttgtgtttatttatgaatacatgaatattaattagttagcttgttagctaacCGTGCGCGAGACACTCTCCTCTGTCCGCGTTTAAACTGCTGTCTTCTTCCACGAGCTCCGTTAAAACCACCGAAATCTCCGAGTTTATCTTCTTCACTCCCTCGATGATGGATTTTAGATTATTCTCAGCCTCCACTGTGAACTTGGTCGTTCTCCCATCTTTATATTTCAGTTCTCCCTTCAACGTGCACGCCATGTTTGTTGACTAGAGTCTGTAACCTCTGACCTCTGTATAGAGGCGTCAAAggcgccgccatcttggataGGGCTTAGTCAATTTGGACCACATGGTAAAGATCAGAACAAGTGAGATGTTGGATGGATAAAAGGTTTTTGTGATGATCTAAAGAACCTTCCTCAATTGTAAGCATCTTAAAATAAACGCCTCAATGAAATAAGTATTTCTGTTGAATTTTAATGTCAGTACCAACAGGaatatgttaaaaatatacattattatatatattacataatatacattAGATTCCTAATAGCAAAGCTGATGTGGCCCAAGTTTCATCACAAGACTGGGACAGAAAAATGgccaaataaaaccaaaagtgggccaaaatactattactatattatattacatattacaatattatattatatattatactgtatattactactactatatattatattatattatattcatatattactactcctatattatattatatattatccGCTCTCAATAATCTAGCTCCCAAATATTTATCCGATTTGATTGTTTTGTACAATCCTGCAAGATCACTTAGATCCCAAAATGGTCATCTTTTGCTGGTACCACGATCCCGTCTGCAACACAGGGGAGACCGAGCTTTTGCAGTAGCGGGCCCTAAGCTGTGGAATAGCTTGCCACCACCAGTCAGAACTGCTTCTATGTTTGTGGAATTTAAATCCATGTTAAAAACGCACCTCTTTTCCTGTGATTTTAATTGTTGTTAATTTGTATGTGttcttttatattaatgttctgtctcttttccttttcttttatctctatgtacagcactttggccagcTCAGGCggattttaaatgtgctttataaataaaattgaattgaatatattactacttctatattatattaatagatattaatatattatattatatattatattaatatattactactactatattatattaatatattatattactactactatattacattatagataatattactactaataGTAATAGTTTGTTCACGTGCTACAAAAGACCAATtactgctaaatgctgtaaatgtaagaagaGAAATCAACTTCATCCTCAATTCAATTTCTCACTACGTTTTGTTCCGGAATATTAATCTCCTAACTATCCATGTGTGACAGGAAAGCAGTAAAATCTCCACTAAACGGAACACAAAGTTACATCATCAGTCCGCGTCTCACGGACTCTCTTGTGGAATTCGAACCTTTCCAATATGGCGGACGCGCTGACGTGACGTAACTTAGCAGCGCAGTTAACGTTGTTTTCACTGTTTGGTTACATCTTTAACGGCTTCAGcgaatttaaatatatataatgcagCGTAACCGGTGTACAAACATAAACCGGGTATGAAATAGTTAACAGTATGCATAAatgaatctaaaaataaatacaaaataaatatatcgttcaaagcaaaatgaaaaaaaaaactctcccGCCAAAACAGCAGTGATTTGCGGAAACGGAactgtgtttgttattattataatacgaattttgtaaagaaaaaaaataacagatatAAAAACGCTGACAGACTTTATAAATGTGGTTAAATAATAACTGTGTTTAAGTTGAGTTATTTTTCTCGCGTCTCCTCCGAGGTGAAGCGGAAGTgaccgtgtatgtgtgtgcgcgcacgcgcGCAGCGTCAGAGTTAGCAGAGTTAGCTGCAGCATGGcgacggagggagagagagagaggcagagagaaggagagagagagaggcagagagaaggagagagagaggaggcgACCGTGTCTCTGGTGGACGTgctggaggaggatgaggagctGGAGCAGGAAGCGTCGGCTGTGCTGGGAGGAAGCGACTCGGAGAAGTGTTCATACccagaggtgaggtgtgtgtgtgtgcactgtgtaggggataaacacccacactgcactgcactgtgtaggggataaacaccacaccacaccgtgTAGGGGATAAACACCACACCGCACTGCACTGTGTAGGGGATAAACACccacactgcactgcactgtgtaggggataaacaccacaccacaccgtgTAGGGGATAAACACCACACCGCACTGCATTGTGTAGGGgataaacaccacaccacaccacaccgtgTAGGGgatacacaccacaccacactgtgtAGGGGATAAACACCCACACCGCACTGCACTGTGTAGGGgataaacaccacaccacaccgtgTAGGGgatacacaccacaccacaccgtgTAGGGGATAAACACCACACCGCACTGCACTGTGTAGGGgataaacaccacaccacaccacaccgtgTAGGGGATACACACCACACCGTGTAGGGGATAAACACCACACCGCACTGCACTGTGTAGGGgataaacaccacaccacaccgtgTAGGGGATATACACCACACCGCACTGCACTGTGTAGGGgataaacaccacaccacaccgtgTAGGGGATAAACACCACACCGCACTGCACTGTGTAGGGgataaacaccacaccacaccgtgtaggggataaacaccacaccacaccgtgTAGGGGATAAACACCACACCACTGTATAGGGGATAAACACCACACCACTGTGTAGGGGATAAACACCACACCACTGTGTAGGGGATAAACACCACACCACTGTGTAGGGGATAAACACCACACCACTGTATAGGGGATAAACACCACACCACTGTATAGGGGATAAACACCACACCGTGTAGGGGATAAACACCACACCACTGTATAGGGgataaacaccacaccacaccatgtaggggataaacaccacaccactgtataggggataaacaccacaccacactgtagGGGATAAACACCACCGCACTGTGTAgggcagaggtattcaactaaaatttaaagaggtccagtaagagaaagtttcttgaagcaaaggtccggaagatcaaaatgtctaactagttaatgtgatatatatttaagtagcctagtagttgtacaaacatctgcaagcaatcaatacctgactgtcaaatcaaataaattcagtacaattcaaaaactttttgacaatatttattgtcacataaCATAGAACTgtacatatgtatgattgtagatatgtataacgttcgctcattaaataaataaaagtagggctacattttaaaataagagaaaataaataaaatgtgaaaatagtgtatgtttaaataaagtgcttaactttatCCCACTCCCCCACTTTttgctcagtgagagaactgagctctagcttggcttggcaggatgttaaacctgggcttgaatggagtcagggccgttctcatacacatgtggaggtgctcattagtgaccctggaaccatatttagttttgattatgctcattgtagagaaagctgcctctcagttgtatgtagagacaaacatggtcaggatgtatagggctactttcctcagacctgggaaagctgtctcagggactctgtcttcagatttgagtggatatgtttgttcaaaacctttatgttttgtctcataatggcatttcacattgccacttttaataagtgccacggtttctgaaACTTTCTCCacctcactcgtctgtttctctccctttctccgtctcactcgtctgtttctctccctttctccgtctcactcgtctgtttctctccctttctccgtctcactcgtctgtttctctccctttctccgtctcactcgtctgtttctctccctttctctgtctcactcgtctgtctctctccctttctccgtctcactcgtctgtctctctccctttctccgtctcactcgtctgtctctctctctttctccgtctcactcgtctgtctctctccctttctccgtctcactcgtctgtctctctccctttctccgtctcactcgtctgtctctctccctttctccatctcactcgtctgtctctctccctttctctgtctcactcgtctgtctctctccctttctccgtctcactcgtctgtctctctccctttctccgtctcactcgtctgtctctctccatttgttttctacatgtatcgctatctttctttcatgtgtaactttactctaattctctctcatctgtcttgcactgttgagtcacaatgtttacttcaggaatgcacagacttgattggctgagtggtatcacgtgggatggcttTTGCATGCAACTCACATACAATTGGCCTGTGCGTTTACACTACCattaccgtaaagattgcaaaagctgctctggttaaaatagaagcgctgcgtcaagttttaaatcataactttttgttttggctgtaggtccgggtccggattggacagcttctgggtcc is a window of Tachysurus vachellii isolate PV-2020 chromosome 3, HZAU_Pvac_v1, whole genome shotgun sequence DNA encoding:
- the tmem251 gene encoding lysosomal enzyme trafficking factor encodes the protein MMNFRQRMGWIGVSLYLMVSITAVYYIFEINQTYNRLTLEKTSGTHPPMQRDADSAPSLSSWMQSVKSRLLLMPFWLWAVLFLVPYIQVFLFLYSCTRADPKTVGYCILPVCLALLCNRHASFTKASNQISRLQLIDT
- the si:dkeyp-55f12.3 gene encoding parathymosin; the encoded protein is MACTLKGELKYKDGRTTKFTVEAENNLKSIIEGVKKINSEISVVLTELVEEDSSLNADRGECLAHADDDEEEEEDEEGGDEEEEEGDEGATKETTAVKLKSEPPAKRLKTITPS